The proteins below come from a single Deinococcus sp. Leaf326 genomic window:
- a CDS encoding site-specific integrase produces the protein MGTTGVYKTSKGFRWHLTYEGKRFNGTATTSKEAEQQRAQKLSELSRGLTAQPTKITFGEQLETWLQEKDRSRAVRTSLGYRYTAEKYISAKFKALKLKDLRPAHVRQLYTDLQERGVTESNTLRLTHAVVHGVLEMALKDELIARNPAAGQKPQVTSKDTADDELQVFSPEEASRFATACDDSPWGMVFKFMLLTGVRRGEACGLAWEYVFLDAKAPYVRIEQALHCAGGEKLLTRPKTKTSRRTLYLSPDAVAVLQEAKRRQEAIRQKLGDKAFHNDFVFTSAKNGDSLGPDNLKNHMNRLCKAADVPRIRIHDLRHTFASLALRAGTRVEVLSKQLGHASPMMTLNVYRHVYQEEMQQTAIPASVLFGQAG, from the coding sequence ATGGGAACAACAGGAGTCTACAAAACAAGTAAAGGGTTTCGCTGGCATTTAACTTACGAAGGTAAGCGGTTCAATGGCACTGCTACAACCAGCAAAGAAGCTGAGCAACAGCGTGCTCAGAAGCTCTCGGAACTCAGCCGCGGCCTGACTGCACAGCCCACTAAGATCACTTTTGGGGAACAGCTGGAGACATGGTTACAAGAGAAGGACCGCTCGCGTGCCGTCCGGACGAGCCTGGGCTACCGCTATACGGCCGAGAAGTACATCAGCGCCAAGTTCAAGGCACTCAAGCTCAAAGACCTACGACCGGCACATGTGCGCCAGCTCTACACCGACCTCCAAGAACGTGGCGTCACGGAGTCCAACACCCTCCGCCTAACCCACGCGGTCGTGCATGGCGTTCTGGAAATGGCGCTCAAGGATGAGCTGATCGCCCGCAACCCTGCGGCGGGCCAGAAGCCACAGGTCACCAGCAAGGACACGGCTGACGATGAGCTACAGGTCTTCAGCCCCGAAGAGGCCAGTCGCTTCGCTACGGCCTGCGATGATTCGCCTTGGGGCATGGTCTTCAAGTTCATGCTACTGACCGGTGTGAGGCGGGGCGAGGCCTGCGGCTTGGCTTGGGAGTATGTCTTTCTAGACGCTAAAGCGCCCTACGTCCGCATTGAGCAAGCTCTGCACTGTGCGGGCGGAGAGAAGCTGCTCACCCGCCCCAAGACCAAGACCAGCCGCCGGACGCTCTATCTGTCTCCCGATGCTGTGGCGGTCCTACAGGAAGCCAAGCGCCGACAAGAGGCGATCAGGCAAAAGCTCGGTGACAAGGCGTTCCACAACGACTTCGTGTTCACCAGCGCCAAGAATGGCGACTCGCTCGGGCCAGACAACCTGAAGAACCACATGAACCGCCTCTGCAAGGCCGCAGACGTGCCGAGGATCAGGATTCATGACCTGCGCCACACGTTCGCGTCCCTCGCGCTCAGGGCTGGGACGCGGGTGGAGGTGCTGAGCAAGCAGCTTGGGCACGCCTCCCCGATGATGACACTGAACGTCTACCGGCACGTCTACCAAGAGGAGATGCAACAGACGGCCATTCCTGCATCCGTACTGTTCGGTCAGGCGGGGTAG
- a CDS encoding DUF3809 domain-containing protein, protein MILLARQQFTLRHPDGGPAALEFVRDPARALAAVDFLRALDADTQQVRGELVVSVPVMGEVDLPFVSHLHVTSEGAELRPQLLEHERAWVEVGGVAQASMVGDMAFSFEFRAHLALPEGSGWGGAAFEKMARAAAERTLERLARTLPASIAAALPNRQD, encoded by the coding sequence GTGATTCTGCTCGCCCGGCAACAGTTCACGTTGCGCCATCCGGACGGTGGGCCCGCCGCGCTGGAGTTCGTCCGCGACCCGGCTCGGGCGCTTGCGGCCGTGGATTTTCTGCGCGCCCTGGACGCCGATACCCAGCAGGTCCGCGGCGAGCTGGTCGTGTCCGTGCCGGTCATGGGTGAGGTGGACCTGCCCTTCGTCAGCCACCTGCACGTCACGTCGGAGGGTGCAGAGCTGCGTCCGCAGCTGCTGGAGCACGAGCGCGCCTGGGTCGAGGTCGGTGGGGTCGCGCAGGCCAGTATGGTGGGGGACATGGCCTTCAGCTTCGAGTTCCGCGCCCACCTCGCTCTCCCGGAGGGCAGCGGTTGGGGCGGCGCGGCCTTCGAGAAGATGGCCCGCGCCGCCGCCGAGCGGACCCTCGAACGCCTCGCCCGGACCCTGCCGGCCAGCATCGCGGCGGCCCTGCCGAACCGTCAGGACTGA
- a CDS encoding phosphoribosylglycinamide formyltransferase, with protein MKLAFLASHGGSAARHLVAACRSGELHAAPLSLASNNSRSPALAWAQAEGLATAHLSAARFPDPLALDAALRDFLVGSGADTLVLSGYMKALGPQVLEAFAGRLLNIHPSLLPRHGGHGLYGDRVHESVLASGDAESGATVHLVTAGIDEGPVLAQARVPVLRGDTVSSLKARVQAVEGELMLRAVQALAAGERPAQS; from the coding sequence GTGAAGCTCGCGTTCCTTGCCTCGCACGGCGGCAGCGCGGCCCGGCACCTCGTCGCGGCGTGCCGGAGCGGGGAGCTGCACGCCGCGCCCCTATCCCTGGCGAGCAACAACAGCCGCTCGCCTGCTCTGGCCTGGGCCCAGGCGGAGGGCCTAGCGACGGCGCACCTCAGCGCGGCGCGCTTCCCGGACCCTCTGGCTCTCGACGCGGCCCTGCGCGACTTTCTGGTGGGCAGCGGTGCCGACACGCTGGTCCTGAGCGGCTACATGAAGGCGCTAGGGCCGCAGGTGTTGGAGGCCTTCGCAGGGCGGCTGCTGAACATCCACCCCAGCCTGCTGCCGCGGCACGGTGGGCACGGGCTGTACGGCGACCGCGTCCACGAGTCGGTGCTGGCGAGCGGTGACGCCGAATCGGGGGCGACGGTGCATCTGGTGACGGCCGGGATTGACGAGGGGCCAGTGCTGGCGCAGGCGCGTGTGCCGGTGCTGCGCGGCGACACGGTATCTTCGCTCAAGGCCCGTGTGCAGGCGGTCGAAGGCGAACTGATGCTGCGCGCCGTGCAGGCGCTGGCCGCCGGCGAGCGCCCCGCTCAGTCCTGA
- a CDS encoding DUF3248 domain-containing protein: MTSSAALPPDLARQLEALGGQLVWRIGKDELSDNVVVRLGYASATPRFSHLPRLRSAGDQELQDAVENGRLVIEWVD, encoded by the coding sequence ATGACCTCCTCTGCCGCATTGCCTCCGGACCTGGCCCGTCAGCTCGAGGCGCTCGGCGGTCAGCTGGTCTGGCGCATCGGGAAGGACGAGCTCAGCGATAATGTGGTCGTGCGCCTGGGCTACGCGTCGGCCACGCCCCGCTTTTCGCACCTGCCCCGGCTGCGCAGCGCCGGCGATCAGGAACTGCAGGACGCCGTCGAGAATGGCCGCCTGGTGATCGAATGGGTGGACTGA
- a CDS encoding HEPN-associated N-terminal domain-containing protein, which yields MIEMDERGYGIPPSKFICGQCISDNSYGDYALVELVQSNMTSMHCDYCGNTSPFPIAADIELVIERVALVMMNRYGTAEEDLPRDNESESGWFGDTLTTEDILEKYFENGTKLFNDLVNTIADNTWCDKDPFSLPEDHMYKYSWERFKQLVQHEKRYMFFKSNDSDLDLNEEFYLEPMEILSVIGNFIREMGMYKEITNEDLLYHVRFNDHYTAFKDLASPPVEFATQPNRMSPPGISMFYAAYEKKVALMETASPDLDGKKFTIGRFSTKKSEYLVDISRASKGISVFDLDKAKYYNVAQFVDKYVKEISKPARKEAGYSSIDYVSTQVLTEFIRYGMDHDHEIIGMQFRSSKSTPQEDFTSIVLFLDHAGSMEHLNFLGYEHHICRYMLDTNGL from the coding sequence ATGATCGAAATGGATGAGCGGGGCTATGGCATACCTCCCAGCAAATTTATCTGTGGTCAATGTATATCTGATAACTCATACGGTGACTATGCATTGGTAGAGTTAGTGCAGAGCAATATGACAAGTATGCACTGTGATTACTGTGGGAATACATCTCCGTTCCCCATAGCTGCTGATATAGAATTGGTTATTGAAAGGGTTGCTTTGGTGATGATGAACCGTTATGGTACTGCCGAAGAAGACTTGCCGCGAGATAATGAATCTGAGTCGGGTTGGTTTGGTGATACTCTTACTACTGAAGATATTCTCGAAAAATATTTCGAGAATGGAACAAAACTATTTAATGATCTTGTCAATACTATAGCTGATAATACTTGGTGCGATAAAGATCCATTTAGTCTTCCAGAAGATCATATGTATAAATACTCTTGGGAAAGATTCAAGCAGTTAGTGCAACATGAAAAAAGATATATGTTTTTCAAATCTAACGACAGCGATCTAGATTTGAACGAAGAGTTCTATTTGGAGCCAATGGAAATACTCTCAGTTATCGGTAATTTTATTAGAGAAATGGGTATGTACAAAGAGATAACGAATGAAGATTTGCTTTATCATGTAAGATTTAATGATCATTATACAGCATTTAAGGATTTAGCTTCTCCTCCAGTGGAGTTTGCAACTCAGCCTAACAGAATGAGCCCTCCGGGAATTTCAATGTTTTACGCAGCTTATGAGAAAAAAGTTGCATTAATGGAGACTGCCTCACCAGACTTGGACGGTAAAAAGTTTACTATAGGTAGATTTTCCACTAAAAAATCAGAATACTTAGTAGATATATCTCGAGCATCGAAGGGGATAAGTGTATTTGACTTAGATAAAGCAAAATATTATAATGTTGCGCAATTTGTAGATAAGTACGTTAAGGAAATTTCTAAGCCAGCCAGAAAAGAAGCTGGCTACTCTAGCATAGACTATGTTTCCACTCAAGTATTAACTGAATTTATCAGATACGGCATGGATCATGATCATGAAATTATAGGAATGCAATTCAGAAGCTCTAAAAGTACTCCCCAAGAGGATTTTACCAGTATAGTCCTATTTCTAGATCACGCGGGTAGCATGGAGCATTTGAATTTTCTAGGTTACGAACACCACATTTGTAGATATATGCTGGATACTAACGGGCTCTGA
- a CDS encoding dipeptidase — translation MTHPDLSAALNREQANAELFDLLRIPSVSADPARAADMARTAEFLRVKLDSLGFAARVEATAGHPVVYAERLQAPGRPTVLIYGHYDVQPEAPLEKWTTPPFEPTVRDGRIYARGSTDDKGQAYAHVKGAELLLSRGELPVNVKFLIEGEEEVGSPNLDTYLRQNAAQLAADVIVISDGSRFAPDVPTITYGVRGLSYVELHVQGANRDLHSGSYGGAAPNPINALCEIIARLKDDQGRVTIPGFYDGIEPLTDEEREMWAGLPHSDEAFAASIGVSALPGEEGYTTLERIWGRPTLDVNGIWGGYQGEGSKTVIAAKAGAKVSMRLVPGQDPARITRLIQEYVPQIAPAGVTVEVMDHHGGQPVKLSTDSPYIRAADRALERVYGKPAVFARTGGSIPIVAAFTEILKAPVLFVDFGLNEDAPHSPNESFAVQDYHNGILTSAYLLEELGK, via the coding sequence ATGACCCACCCGGACCTTTCCGCCGCCCTGAACCGCGAGCAGGCCAACGCCGAGTTGTTCGACCTGCTGCGCATTCCCTCGGTGAGCGCCGACCCGGCGCGCGCGGCCGACATGGCCCGTACCGCCGAGTTCCTGCGCGTCAAGCTGGACTCGCTGGGCTTCGCAGCGCGCGTCGAGGCGACGGCCGGGCACCCGGTCGTGTACGCCGAGCGTCTCCAGGCGCCGGGGCGGCCTACGGTCCTGATCTACGGGCACTACGACGTGCAGCCCGAGGCGCCGCTGGAAAAATGGACCACCCCGCCCTTCGAGCCGACCGTCCGGGACGGGCGCATCTACGCGCGGGGCAGCACCGACGACAAGGGCCAGGCCTATGCGCACGTCAAGGGCGCCGAGCTGCTGCTCTCACGCGGTGAACTGCCCGTGAACGTCAAGTTCCTGATCGAAGGTGAGGAGGAGGTCGGCAGCCCCAACCTCGACACCTACCTGCGCCAAAACGCCGCGCAACTGGCCGCCGACGTGATCGTGATCTCGGACGGCAGCCGCTTCGCGCCGGACGTGCCGACCATCACCTACGGCGTGCGCGGCCTGAGCTACGTCGAACTGCACGTGCAGGGAGCCAACCGCGACCTCCACAGCGGCAGTTACGGGGGCGCGGCGCCCAACCCCATCAACGCGCTGTGCGAGATCATCGCCCGGCTCAAGGACGACCAGGGCCGCGTGACCATTCCCGGCTTCTACGACGGCATCGAGCCGCTGACCGATGAGGAGCGCGAGATGTGGGCGGGCCTGCCCCACAGCGACGAGGCCTTCGCCGCGAGCATCGGCGTTTCGGCGCTGCCGGGCGAGGAGGGCTACACCACCCTGGAACGCATCTGGGGCCGCCCCACGCTGGACGTGAACGGCATCTGGGGCGGCTATCAGGGCGAGGGCAGCAAGACCGTGATCGCCGCGAAGGCCGGTGCCAAGGTCTCCATGCGCCTCGTGCCGGGGCAGGACCCCGCGCGCATCACCCGCCTCATCCAGGAGTACGTCCCCCAGATCGCTCCGGCGGGCGTGACGGTGGAGGTGATGGACCATCACGGCGGTCAGCCGGTCAAACTCAGTACCGACAGCCCCTACATCCGCGCCGCCGACCGCGCGCTGGAGCGGGTGTATGGCAAGCCGGCCGTGTTCGCGCGCACCGGGGGCAGCATTCCCATCGTGGCGGCCTTCACCGAGATCCTGAAGGCGCCGGTCCTGTTCGTGGACTTCGGCCTGAATGAGGACGCCCCCCACAGCCCCAACGAGAGCTTCGCCGTACAGGATTACCACAACGGCATCCTGACGAGCGCGTACCTTCTCGAGGAGCTGGGCAAATGA